One segment of Mycolicibacterium sp. YH-1 DNA contains the following:
- the argC gene encoding N-acetyl-gamma-glutamyl-phosphate reductase has translation MTSVAIAGASGYAGGEILRLLLGHPAYADGRLRIGALTAAASAGTHLTEHHPHLLPLDDRVLEATTVEVLAGHDVVFLALPHGHSAELAEQLGPDTLIVDCGADFRLTDAGAWERFYGSPHAGSWPYGLPELPGGREALQNTKRIAVPGCYPTAALLALLPAVAADLVEPAVTVVAVSGTSGAGRAAKVDLLGAEVIGSARAYNIAGAHRHTPEIAQGLRTVTDRDVTVSFTPVLIPTSRGILATCTARTTASTSEIRAAYEKAYGAEPFVHLLPEGRLPKTGAVVGSNAAQIAVAVDPDAGVLVALCAIDNLVKGTGGAAVQSMNLALGWPETEGLSTVGVAP, from the coding sequence ATGACCTCAGTGGCCATCGCCGGTGCCAGCGGATACGCGGGCGGCGAGATCCTTCGTCTCCTCCTGGGACACCCCGCCTACGCTGACGGACGCCTGAGAATCGGTGCGTTGACCGCCGCGGCCAGTGCCGGCACCCACCTCACCGAGCACCATCCCCACCTGCTTCCCCTGGACGACCGCGTGCTCGAGGCCACGACCGTCGAGGTGCTGGCCGGTCACGACGTCGTGTTCCTGGCCCTGCCCCACGGGCACTCGGCCGAACTGGCCGAGCAGCTGGGCCCCGACACGCTCATCGTGGACTGCGGTGCGGACTTCCGGCTCACCGACGCGGGCGCATGGGAGCGGTTCTACGGCTCGCCGCACGCGGGCAGCTGGCCGTATGGCCTGCCCGAGCTGCCGGGCGGACGCGAGGCGCTGCAGAACACCAAGCGCATCGCCGTCCCCGGCTGCTACCCGACCGCGGCACTGCTCGCACTGCTGCCCGCCGTCGCCGCTGACCTTGTCGAGCCGGCCGTCACCGTGGTCGCGGTGAGCGGCACATCCGGTGCGGGCCGCGCCGCGAAGGTCGACCTGCTCGGCGCCGAGGTGATCGGCTCGGCGCGGGCGTACAACATCGCCGGCGCGCACCGGCACACCCCCGAGATCGCGCAGGGCCTGCGCACGGTCACCGACCGCGACGTCACCGTGTCGTTCACGCCGGTCCTGATCCCGACGTCGCGGGGCATCCTCGCGACCTGCACGGCGCGGACCACGGCATCGACATCGGAGATCCGCGCGGCCTATGAGAAGGCCTACGGTGCCGAGCCTTTCGTTCACCTGCTGCCCGAGGGCCGGTTGCCCAAGACCGGCGCGGTGGTCGGCAGCAACGCCGCGCAGATCGCCGTCGCCGTCGACCCCGACGCGGGGGTCCTGGTGGCCCTGTGTGCGATCGACAACCTCGTCAAGGGAACCGGCGGCGCAGCAGTGCAGTCGATGAACCTGGCGCTGGGATGGCCAGAGACTGAAGGACTTTCGACCGTGGGAGTGGCGCCGTGA
- the argJ gene encoding bifunctional glutamate N-acetyltransferase/amino-acid acetyltransferase ArgJ has protein sequence MTTTENIVRTQGVTAPAGFRATGIAAGIKASGARDLALVVNEGPDLAAAAVFTRNKVRAAPVLWTQQIMSTGRLRAVILNSGGANACTGPGGFQDTHATAEAVADALSDWGTETGAIEVAVCSTGLIGDRLPMDKMLTGVQDVVHEMAGGLTGGTEAAQAIMTTDTVPKQVALHHRNNWTVGGMAKGAGMLAPSLATMLCVITTDAVADAEALDRALRKAAGRTFDRLDVDGSCSTNDTVLLLASGASAVTPTQDELDAAILAVCDDLCAQLQADAEGLTKRVAVTVTGAATEDDAVAAARVIARDSLVKTALFGSDPNWGRVLAAVGMAPVELDPDRITVSFNGSPVCVDGVGAPGAREVDLSGTDIEVVVHLGIGTGEATIRTTDLSHAYVEENSAYSS, from the coding sequence GTGACAACAACCGAGAACATCGTTCGGACTCAGGGTGTGACCGCCCCCGCGGGTTTCCGCGCGACCGGTATCGCGGCGGGAATCAAGGCATCCGGAGCGCGCGACCTCGCGCTGGTCGTCAACGAGGGACCCGATCTGGCCGCGGCCGCGGTGTTCACCCGCAACAAGGTGCGGGCGGCTCCGGTGCTGTGGACCCAGCAGATCATGTCCACGGGGCGACTGCGCGCGGTGATCCTCAACTCCGGTGGCGCCAACGCGTGCACCGGACCCGGCGGCTTCCAGGACACCCATGCCACCGCGGAGGCGGTCGCGGACGCACTGTCGGACTGGGGTACCGAGACCGGGGCCATCGAGGTCGCCGTCTGCTCGACGGGCCTGATCGGCGACCGCCTGCCGATGGACAAGATGCTGACCGGGGTCCAGGACGTCGTGCACGAGATGGCCGGCGGTCTCACCGGTGGAACCGAAGCGGCGCAGGCGATCATGACCACCGACACCGTGCCCAAGCAGGTTGCGCTGCACCATCGGAACAACTGGACCGTCGGCGGCATGGCCAAGGGTGCCGGGATGCTGGCGCCGTCGCTCGCCACCATGTTGTGTGTCATCACCACCGACGCCGTCGCCGATGCCGAGGCGCTGGATCGGGCGCTGCGCAAGGCGGCCGGACGCACCTTCGACCGACTCGACGTCGACGGCAGCTGCTCCACCAACGACACAGTGCTGCTGCTGGCGTCCGGCGCAAGCGCCGTCACGCCGACACAGGATGAACTCGATGCCGCGATCCTCGCGGTGTGCGACGACCTGTGCGCACAACTTCAGGCCGACGCCGAGGGCCTGACCAAGCGCGTCGCGGTCACGGTCACCGGTGCCGCCACCGAGGACGACGCCGTGGCGGCCGCCCGCGTGATCGCCAGGGACAGCCTGGTCAAGACCGCGCTGTTCGGGTCCGACCCCAACTGGGGCCGGGTGCTCGCCGCAGTGGGCATGGCGCCCGTCGAACTCGATCCCGACCGGATCACCGTGTCGTTCAACGGCTCCCCGGTCTGCGTGGACGGTGTGGGCGCTCCCGGTGCGCGTGAGGTCGATCTGTCGGGTACCGACATCGAGGTCGTCGTGCACCTCGGCATCGGCACGGGCGAGGCGACCATCCGCACCACCGACCTGTCCCACGCGTACGTCGAGGAGAACTCGGCCTACAGCTCATGA
- the argB gene encoding acetylglutamate kinase: MSSPTETIPTATKAAVFAEALPWLKQLNGKIVVVKYGGNAMTDDVLKTAFAADMAFLRNCGIHPVVVHGGGPQISAMLKRLGLEGEFKGGFRVTTPEVLDVARMVLFGQVGRELVGLINAHGPYAVGITGEDAHLFTAIRRSVMVDGVATDIGLVGDVERVDTSAVLDLIKAGRIPVVSTIAPDTDGVVHNINADTAAAALAEALGAEKLLMLTDVEGLYTRWPDRDSLVSEIDVAALTGLLPTLESGMVPKIEACLRAVGGGVPSAHVIDGRVEHCVLVELLTDEGSGTKVVPR; the protein is encoded by the coding sequence ATGAGCAGCCCGACCGAGACGATTCCCACCGCGACCAAGGCCGCCGTCTTCGCCGAGGCGCTGCCCTGGCTGAAGCAGCTGAACGGCAAGATCGTCGTGGTCAAGTACGGCGGCAACGCCATGACCGACGACGTCCTCAAGACCGCATTCGCCGCCGATATGGCATTCCTGCGCAACTGCGGTATCCATCCCGTCGTCGTGCACGGCGGCGGCCCGCAGATCAGCGCGATGCTGAAGCGACTCGGCCTGGAGGGCGAGTTCAAGGGCGGATTCCGGGTCACCACCCCCGAGGTGCTCGACGTCGCGCGGATGGTGCTGTTCGGCCAGGTCGGTCGTGAACTGGTCGGCCTCATCAACGCCCACGGCCCATACGCGGTGGGCATCACCGGCGAGGACGCCCATCTGTTCACCGCCATCCGCCGCAGCGTCATGGTCGACGGCGTGGCGACCGATATCGGCCTGGTCGGCGACGTCGAGAGGGTCGACACCTCGGCGGTGCTCGATCTGATCAAGGCCGGACGCATCCCCGTCGTCTCGACCATCGCCCCCGATACCGACGGTGTGGTGCACAACATCAATGCCGACACGGCTGCCGCGGCGCTGGCCGAGGCTCTCGGCGCGGAGAAGCTGCTGATGCTGACCGACGTTGAGGGGCTCTACACCCGCTGGCCCGACCGTGATTCGCTGGTCAGCGAGATCGACGTGGCGGCGCTGACCGGGCTGCTGCCGACACTCGAGTCCGGCATGGTGCCCAAGATTGAGGCGTGCCTGCGTGCGGTGGGCGGCGGCGTCCCGAGCGCCCACGTCATCGACGGTCGCGTCGAGCACTGCGTGCTGGTCGAACTCCTCACCGATGAGGGTTCCGGAACAAAGGTGGTGCCCAGATGA
- a CDS encoding acetylornithine transaminase, with protein sequence MTSNTEALQARWRAVMMDNYGTPPVALASGDGAVVTDVDGKSYVDLLGGIAVNVLGHRHPAVIEAVTRQLNTLGHTSNLYATEPGVALAEALVAHLGADTHARVFFANSGTEANEVAFKISRLTGRTKLVAAQGAFHGRTMGSLALTGQPTKQAPFEPLPGDVTHVPYGDVEALSAAISDETAAVFLEPIMGEGGVVTPPAGYLVAARELTARHGALLVLDEVQTGVGRTGTFYAHQHDGITPDVITLAKGLGGGLPIGACLAIGEAADLLTPGLHGSTFGGNPVCTAAALAVLKTLADDDLMSHADALGKTLEHGIESIGHPLVDHVRGRGLLRGIVLTAPRSKDIEGAARDAGFLLNAAAPDVVRLAPPLVVTDAQIDAFLTALPAILDSAVEAANKTALEAP encoded by the coding sequence ATGACCTCCAACACCGAGGCGCTGCAGGCGCGGTGGCGGGCCGTGATGATGGACAACTACGGCACACCACCGGTGGCGCTGGCCTCAGGTGACGGCGCGGTGGTGACCGATGTCGACGGCAAGTCCTACGTCGACCTCCTCGGCGGTATCGCGGTCAACGTCCTCGGGCACCGCCACCCGGCTGTGATCGAGGCGGTGACCCGGCAGCTCAACACACTGGGCCACACATCGAACCTGTACGCCACCGAACCCGGCGTCGCTCTCGCCGAGGCACTCGTCGCGCATCTCGGCGCCGACACCCACGCGCGGGTGTTCTTCGCCAACTCCGGTACCGAGGCCAACGAGGTCGCGTTCAAGATCTCGCGGCTGACCGGCCGGACCAAACTGGTTGCCGCGCAAGGCGCCTTCCACGGTCGCACCATGGGATCGCTCGCGCTGACGGGGCAGCCCACCAAGCAGGCCCCGTTCGAGCCGCTGCCCGGCGACGTCACCCACGTCCCGTACGGTGACGTCGAGGCACTGTCGGCCGCGATCTCCGACGAGACCGCGGCGGTGTTCCTCGAGCCCATCATGGGGGAGGGCGGCGTGGTGACACCGCCGGCCGGATACCTCGTCGCCGCACGGGAACTCACCGCGCGCCACGGTGCGCTGCTGGTGCTCGACGAGGTGCAGACCGGTGTCGGACGTACCGGAACCTTCTACGCCCACCAGCACGACGGCATCACGCCCGACGTCATCACCCTGGCGAAGGGCCTCGGCGGCGGGCTGCCGATCGGCGCGTGCCTGGCCATCGGCGAGGCGGCCGACCTGCTCACACCGGGGCTGCACGGCAGCACATTTGGTGGCAACCCCGTGTGCACGGCCGCGGCGCTGGCGGTGCTCAAGACCTTGGCCGACGACGACCTCATGTCACACGCCGACGCTCTGGGCAAGACGCTGGAGCACGGCATCGAGTCGATCGGGCATCCACTGGTCGATCACGTGCGTGGCCGTGGGCTGCTGCGCGGCATCGTGCTGACCGCGCCGCGGAGCAAGGACATCGAGGGCGCCGCCCGGGACGCGGGCTTCCTTCTCAACGCCGCCGCCCCCGACGTCGTCCGGCTCGCCCCGCCCCTTGTGGTCACCGACGCGCAGATCGATGCGTTCCTGACCGCGTTACCCGCAATCCTGGACAGTGCCGTTGAGGCTGCCAACAAGACCGCCCTGGAGGCACCGTGA
- the argF gene encoding ornithine carbamoyltransferase, whose product MRHFLRDDDLTPGEQAEVLALAAELKKAPFSARPLEGPRGVAVIFEKNSTRTRFSFEVGIAQLGGHAVVVDGRSTQLGREETLEDTGVVLSRYVDAIVWRTFAQERLTAMASGSTVPIVNALSDEFHPCQVLADLQTLAERKGSLQGLRMTYFGDGANNMAHSLMLGGVTAGIDVTIAAPAGFEPHPQFVAAAQSRAAETGATVAVTSDAKAAAEGVDVLVTDTWTSMGQENDGLDRVRPFRPFQINAALMELADPAAVVLHCLPAHRGHEITDDVIDGPQSAVWDEAENRLHAQKALLVWLLERSR is encoded by the coding sequence CTGCGACACTTCCTGCGCGATGACGATCTGACCCCCGGCGAGCAGGCCGAGGTGCTCGCGCTGGCCGCGGAGCTCAAGAAGGCGCCGTTCAGCGCCCGCCCGCTCGAGGGGCCCCGCGGCGTCGCCGTGATATTCGAGAAGAACTCGACCCGCACCAGGTTCTCGTTCGAGGTGGGTATCGCCCAGTTGGGCGGGCACGCCGTCGTGGTGGACGGCCGCAGCACCCAGCTCGGCCGTGAGGAGACCCTCGAGGACACCGGTGTGGTGCTCTCGCGCTACGTCGACGCCATCGTCTGGCGCACGTTCGCCCAGGAACGCTTGACCGCCATGGCATCCGGCTCGACGGTGCCGATCGTCAACGCGCTGTCCGACGAGTTCCACCCCTGCCAGGTGCTCGCCGACCTGCAGACCCTCGCCGAGCGCAAGGGCTCGCTGCAGGGACTGCGGATGACCTACTTCGGCGACGGCGCCAACAACATGGCGCACTCGCTGATGCTGGGCGGCGTGACGGCGGGCATCGACGTGACCATCGCCGCACCAGCCGGTTTCGAGCCGCACCCACAGTTCGTCGCGGCGGCGCAGTCGCGGGCAGCCGAGACCGGGGCCACCGTCGCGGTGACGTCCGACGCGAAGGCCGCCGCCGAGGGCGTCGACGTCCTCGTCACCGACACCTGGACGTCGATGGGTCAGGAGAACGACGGGCTCGATCGGGTGCGACCGTTTCGGCCGTTCCAGATCAACGCCGCGCTCATGGAACTGGCCGACCCGGCGGCCGTCGTGCTGCACTGCCTGCCCGCGCACCGCGGGCACGAGATCACCGATGACGTCATCGACGGCCCCCAGAGTGCCGTGTGGGACGAGGCCGAGAACCGTCTGCACGCCCAGAAGGCGCTGTTGGTGTGGCTCCTGGAGCGAAGCCGATGA
- a CDS encoding arginine repressor — MTASTRAGRQARIVTLLSSNPVRSQSELATMLAEEGIDVTQATLSRDLEELGAVKLRGADGGTGVYIVPEDGSPVRGVSGGTDRMARLLNELLVSTDASGNLAVLRTPPGAAHYLASAIDRASLPHVVGTIAGDDTILVVAREPMTGAELAGMFENVQ; from the coding sequence GTGACCGCCTCGACCAGGGCGGGCAGGCAGGCGCGCATCGTGACGCTCCTCTCGTCCAATCCCGTGCGCAGTCAGAGCGAACTCGCGACGATGCTCGCCGAGGAGGGCATCGACGTCACCCAGGCGACGCTGTCGCGTGACCTGGAGGAGCTCGGCGCGGTGAAACTGCGTGGCGCCGACGGCGGGACCGGCGTGTACATCGTGCCGGAGGACGGCAGCCCGGTGCGTGGCGTGTCCGGTGGCACCGACCGCATGGCACGCCTGCTCAATGAGCTTCTGGTGTCCACTGACGCCAGCGGCAATCTGGCGGTACTGCGCACCCCACCGGGTGCGGCGCACTATCTGGCCAGCGCGATCGATCGCGCTTCCCTGCCCCACGTCGTCGGCACCATCGCCGGTGATGACACCATTCTCGTGGTCGCCCGCGAGCCGATGACCGGCGCGGAACTCGCCGGCATGTTCGAAAACGTTCAGTAG
- a CDS encoding argininosuccinate synthase, giving the protein MSQTSGSERVILAYSGGLDTSVAISWIGKETGREVVAVAIDLGQGGEDMEVIRQRAIDCGAVEAVVIDARDEFADEYCLPTIKSNALYMDRYPLVSAISRPLIVKHLVAAAREHNGGIVAHGCTGKGNDQVRFEVGFATLAPDLEVLAPVRDYAWTREKAIAFAEQNEIPINVTKRSPFSIDQNVWGRAVETGFLEHLWNAPTKDVYDYTEDPTVNWSSPDEVIIGFAKGVPVSIDGRPVSVLEAIVELNQRAGAQGVGRLDVVEDRLVGIKSREIYEAPGAMVLIAAHTELEHVTLERELGRFKRNTDQKWGELVYDGLWYSPLKSALETFVDHTQEHVTGEIRLVLHGGHIAVNGRRSSESLYDFNLATYDEGDTYDQSSAKGFVHIHGLSSKIAARRDLGL; this is encoded by the coding sequence ATGTCACAAACGTCGGGGTCCGAACGCGTCATCCTGGCGTATTCCGGCGGTCTGGACACCTCGGTCGCGATCAGTTGGATCGGGAAGGAGACCGGCCGCGAGGTGGTCGCCGTCGCCATCGACCTGGGGCAGGGCGGTGAGGACATGGAGGTCATCCGGCAGCGCGCCATCGATTGCGGTGCCGTCGAGGCCGTCGTCATCGACGCCCGCGACGAGTTCGCCGACGAGTACTGCCTTCCCACCATCAAGAGCAACGCGCTCTACATGGACCGCTACCCGCTGGTGTCCGCGATCAGCCGTCCGCTGATCGTCAAGCACCTGGTGGCCGCGGCGCGCGAGCACAACGGCGGCATCGTCGCCCACGGCTGCACCGGCAAGGGTAACGACCAGGTGCGCTTCGAGGTCGGATTCGCCACGCTCGCACCCGATCTCGAGGTGCTCGCACCCGTGCGTGACTACGCGTGGACGCGCGAGAAGGCGATCGCGTTCGCCGAGCAGAACGAGATCCCGATCAACGTCACGAAGCGGTCGCCGTTCTCGATCGACCAGAACGTGTGGGGCCGCGCGGTGGAGACCGGGTTCCTCGAACACCTCTGGAACGCACCGACAAAGGACGTGTACGACTACACCGAGGACCCCACGGTCAACTGGAGTTCACCGGACGAGGTCATCATCGGCTTCGCCAAGGGCGTGCCGGTGTCGATCGACGGCAGGCCGGTCTCGGTGCTCGAGGCGATCGTCGAGCTGAATCAGCGTGCGGGCGCTCAGGGTGTCGGCCGGCTCGACGTCGTCGAGGATCGGTTGGTCGGCATCAAGAGCCGCGAGATCTACGAGGCGCCGGGCGCGATGGTGCTCATCGCCGCGCACACCGAGCTCGAGCACGTGACACTCGAGCGCGAACTGGGCCGGTTCAAGCGCAACACCGACCAGAAGTGGGGCGAGCTGGTCTACGACGGCCTCTGGTACTCGCCGCTGAAGAGCGCGCTCGAGACGTTCGTCGACCACACCCAGGAGCACGTCACCGGTGAGATCCGACTGGTGCTGCACGGTGGCCACATCGCGGTCAACGGCCGGCGCAGCAGTGAGTCGCTGTACGACTTCAACCTCGCCACCTACGACGAGGGCGACACCTACGACCAGTCCAGTGCCAAGGGCTTCGTCCACATCCACGGCCTGAGCAGCAAGATCGCAGCCCGCCGGGACCTCGGCCTCTAA
- the argH gene encoding argininosuccinate lyase — MSTNEGSLWGGRFADGPSDALAALSKSTHFDWVLAPYDVKASKAHVRVLFGAGLLTEEQRDGLLVGLDSLGEDVADGSFGPLPSDEDVHGAMERGLIDRVGADLGGRLRAGRSRNDQVATLFRMWLRDAMQTVGDGVLNVVGALATQAAAHPTAIMPGKTHLQSAQPVLLAHHLLAHAHPLLRDAARIVDLDTRVAVSPYGSGALAGSSLGLDPDAIAAELGFTAAADNSIDATASRDFAAEAAFVLAMIAVDLSRLAEDVILWSTTEFGYVDLHEAWSTGSSIMPQKKNPDIAELARGKSGRLIGNLTGLLATLKAQPLAYNRDLQEDKEPVFDSVAQLELLLPAMAGLVATLRFDTDRMAELAPLGYTLATDVAEWMVRQGIPFRVAHEAAGAAVRAADARGVGLEELADDELAGIHPGLTAEVREVLTVAGSVNSRDARGGTAPIQVAKQLGVVRDTADRLRISLRR; from the coding sequence ATGAGCACCAATGAGGGTTCGCTTTGGGGCGGCCGGTTCGCCGACGGTCCCTCCGACGCGCTCGCCGCGCTGAGCAAGTCCACGCACTTCGACTGGGTGCTGGCGCCTTACGACGTGAAAGCGTCCAAGGCGCACGTCCGGGTGCTGTTCGGTGCCGGTCTGCTCACCGAGGAGCAGCGCGACGGTCTGTTGGTCGGTCTGGACAGCCTGGGGGAGGACGTCGCGGACGGCAGCTTCGGGCCGTTGCCGTCGGATGAGGACGTCCACGGCGCGATGGAACGCGGGCTGATCGACCGGGTTGGCGCCGATCTCGGCGGCAGGCTGCGGGCGGGCCGGTCACGCAACGATCAGGTCGCCACGCTGTTCCGGATGTGGCTGCGCGACGCCATGCAGACCGTCGGCGACGGCGTGCTGAACGTCGTCGGGGCACTCGCCACACAGGCGGCCGCACACCCGACGGCGATCATGCCCGGCAAGACGCATCTGCAGTCCGCGCAGCCGGTGTTGCTGGCCCACCACCTGCTGGCCCACGCCCATCCGCTGCTGCGCGACGCGGCACGCATCGTGGACCTGGATACCCGAGTGGCCGTGTCGCCCTATGGGTCCGGCGCGCTGGCCGGCTCCTCGCTCGGTCTGGATCCCGACGCCATCGCCGCCGAACTCGGCTTCACCGCGGCGGCGGACAACTCGATCGATGCGACCGCATCACGGGACTTCGCGGCCGAGGCGGCGTTCGTGCTGGCGATGATCGCGGTGGACCTGTCGCGTCTCGCCGAGGACGTGATCCTCTGGAGCACAACCGAATTCGGCTACGTCGACCTGCACGAGGCGTGGTCGACCGGTAGCTCGATCATGCCGCAGAAGAAGAACCCCGACATCGCCGAACTGGCTCGCGGCAAGTCGGGCAGGCTGATCGGCAATCTCACCGGACTGCTCGCCACGCTCAAGGCGCAGCCGCTGGCCTACAACCGCGACCTGCAGGAGGACAAGGAGCCAGTCTTCGACTCGGTGGCCCAGCTCGAACTGCTGCTACCCGCGATGGCCGGCCTGGTCGCAACCCTGCGCTTCGACACCGACCGGATGGCCGAACTCGCGCCACTGGGCTACACGCTGGCCACCGACGTCGCCGAATGGATGGTCCGCCAGGGCATCCCGTTCCGCGTCGCCCACGAAGCGGCAGGCGCGGCGGTGCGCGCCGCCGACGCCCGCGGCGTGGGGCTCGAGGAGCTCGCCGACGACGAACTGGCGGGCATTCACCCGGGCCTGACGGCCGAGGTTCGCGAGGTGCTCACCGTCGCAGGATCGGTGAACTCCCGTGACGCGCGCGGTGGTACGGCTCCGATCCAGGTGGCCAAGCAGCTGGGCGTCGTGCGCGACACCGCGGACCGGCTGCGGATCAGCCTGCGGCGCTAG
- a CDS encoding ABC-F family ATP-binding cassette domain-containing protein yields MANLINVERATVGYGTRTLLDGISLGVDEGEVIGVVGRNGDGKTTLLQILTATRPPDSGRVTHTSGLSVGYLHQSDDFKPEATVRDLIVDGRPDHIWAAEAETRSVVENLLAEVALDREVKNLSGGERRRVALAAVLLAGHDVLVLDEPTNHLDVEVIAWLAGHLSRRRAKTLLVVSHDRWFLDAVCTNIWEVHGGAVDAYEGGYAAYVLARAERARAAAGTEARRRNLMRKELAWLRRGAPARTSKPKFRIQAANELIANEPEPRDSLALQRFATARLGKDVFDLHRVSYEVGEPDQSPGRSAPARRQILDKLDWSIGPGVRIGLVGVNGTGKTSVLKLLTGDVAPTSGTVKRGKTLRIGYLSQALVELDGDERVLDAVENAKRVTELAGGKEVSTATLLEDFGFTGDKLTTRLSELSGGERRRFQFLRLLLDEPNVLLLDEPTNDLDIDTLNVIEDYLDGWPGTLIVVTHDRYFLERVTDVTYALPGGGRCVLLPGGIEQYLAERTTANGAAATRPTDRTETASARERKAGKQLSRIESQLRTLDERISKLHQTMAEAAADHLRLGELNDELRDLHARQESLEEEWLTLAEG; encoded by the coding sequence ATGGCCAACCTGATCAACGTTGAACGCGCGACCGTCGGTTACGGGACGCGCACCCTGCTCGACGGCATAAGCCTCGGTGTCGACGAGGGCGAGGTGATCGGTGTCGTCGGGCGAAACGGCGACGGCAAGACCACGCTGCTACAGATCCTGACGGCGACTCGACCGCCTGACTCGGGCCGGGTGACTCACACGTCGGGATTGTCCGTCGGCTACCTGCACCAGTCCGATGACTTCAAGCCCGAGGCCACGGTGCGCGACCTGATCGTCGACGGCCGGCCCGACCACATCTGGGCGGCCGAGGCGGAGACCAGGTCGGTGGTGGAGAACCTGCTGGCCGAGGTGGCGCTCGACCGTGAGGTGAAAAACCTCAGCGGTGGCGAGCGACGCCGCGTGGCTCTGGCCGCAGTACTACTTGCGGGCCACGACGTCCTGGTGCTCGACGAACCGACCAACCACCTCGACGTCGAGGTCATCGCGTGGCTGGCGGGCCACCTCTCCCGACGGCGCGCCAAGACGTTGCTGGTGGTCAGCCACGATCGGTGGTTCCTTGACGCGGTGTGCACGAACATCTGGGAGGTGCACGGCGGCGCCGTCGACGCCTACGAGGGTGGCTACGCCGCGTATGTGCTGGCCCGCGCCGAGCGGGCCCGGGCCGCCGCGGGCACCGAGGCGCGGCGCCGCAACCTGATGCGCAAGGAGCTGGCGTGGCTGCGGCGGGGCGCACCCGCGCGTACGTCCAAGCCCAAATTCCGCATCCAGGCCGCCAACGAGCTGATCGCCAACGAGCCGGAACCTCGCGACTCCCTTGCGCTCCAACGCTTCGCGACGGCCCGGTTGGGCAAGGACGTGTTCGATCTTCACCGCGTCAGCTACGAGGTCGGCGAGCCGGATCAATCCCCGGGTCGCTCCGCTCCTGCCCGCCGGCAGATCCTCGACAAGTTGGACTGGTCGATCGGGCCGGGCGTGCGTATCGGGCTCGTCGGCGTGAACGGCACCGGCAAGACGTCGGTGCTGAAGCTGCTGACCGGTGACGTCGCCCCCACCTCGGGCACCGTCAAACGGGGCAAGACCTTGCGGATCGGCTACCTGAGCCAGGCCCTCGTCGAGCTGGACGGCGACGAGCGTGTCCTCGACGCCGTCGAGAACGCCAAACGAGTCACCGAGCTCGCGGGCGGCAAGGAGGTCAGCACGGCCACCCTGCTCGAGGACTTCGGGTTCACGGGCGACAAGCTCACCACGCGGTTGTCCGAACTCTCCGGTGGCGAGAGGCGGCGGTTCCAGTTCCTGCGGCTGCTTCTCGACGAGCCCAATGTGCTGCTGCTCGACGAGCCGACCAACGACCTGGACATCGACACCCTGAACGTCATCGAGGACTACCTCGACGGCTGGCCGGGCACCTTGATCGTCGTCACCCACGACCGCTACTTCCTCGAGCGGGTCACCGACGTGACGTATGCGCTGCCCGGCGGCGGCCGCTGCGTGCTGCTGCCCGGCGGTATCGAGCAGTACCTGGCCGAGCGGACGACCGCCAACGGCGCTGCGGCAACCCGTCCAACCGATCGCACCGAGACCGCGTCGGCGCGTGAGCGCAAGGCGGGAAAGCAGTTGTCCCGCATCGAGAGTCAACTCCGCACGCTCGACGAGCGGATCTCGAAACTGCACCAGACGATGGCCGAGGCGGCCGCCGACCATCTGCGGTTGGGCGAACTCAACGACGAACTGCGTGACCTGCACGCGCGCCAGGAGTCCCTCGAAGAGGAGTGGCTGACCCTGGCCGAGGGCTAG